TGGGGGCAAGGTCCAGAGAGAACGAATGGTCGCCATGATGTTGGCAACACTGGCAGCAGATAAAAGCGAAGGCGTCCCCCCGCCAAAATAAACCGTCAGCAGGGGACGTGAATCAAACGCCAGCCGCTCCCGCCAAAGAACCAACTCCCGGAGCAGGGCAGCGACGTAGACTTGCTCCGGAGGAGCTGGAGTGGCGATGGAGGTAAAATCACAATAAAAACATTTGCGGGAACAAAAAGGAATGTGAAGGTACAGACCCAGGGGATATGCCAACACAGATTCCGATGAAAAAATCACTATGGCACTTCTGTCTCCATCAAAACCTTTTGCTGAATGGCAATCAACTGCCGAATGCCTGCCTCGGCCAAATCGGCCATGGCATTGAACTGACCTCGGGTAAAGGGGGCAGCTTCGGCAGTACCTTGGACTTCCACAAAATTTCCGGAACCGGTCATGACAAAATTGCAATCGGTTTCACAGTTGGAATCCTCAGAATAGTCGAGATCCAGAAGGGGTTGCCCTTTGAGAATGCCACAACTGGTTGCAGCCACAAAATCCTGAATGGGAAGCGTGGTCAGCTTTTGCCGCTTCTGAAGAGTACGGCAGGCATCCATCAAGGCAACAAACGCCCCGGTGATGGAGGCGGTACGGGTGCCCCCATCCGCCTGGATCACATCGCAGTCGATCCAGATGGTGCGTTTGCCCAGCAGATCCAGGTTGATCACCGAGCGCATGGAACGACCGATGAGGCGTTGAATCTCCAAAGTACGCCCCCCCTGTTTTCCCCGACTGGCCTCCCGAGAGGTACGTTCATGGGTCGAACGGGGCAACATGCCATACTCGGCAGTTACCCAACCCCGATCGGGATGTTGCTGACGCATCCAACGAGGTTGGGACTCTTCGACGGTGGCTGTACAAATGACCTGGGTGTCACCACAGGTGATCAGACAGGAACCCTCAGCATGTTTGCTGTAGGAACGAAGCATGGTGACCGGACGCAACTGATCCGGGCGGCGATCTTGAGATCTGGACATGGGCACCCCGTAAAAAAAAGCTGATTTTTTGGTAACTGCCCAGGCACCCGGAATCGAATCGGGATCCAGGGGGCTGGCTCCCTGGCAGGTCCAGGATAGCCTCCTGGTGGAATTCGGGGAAAAACCCTGACGAAGGGTTTCACATCCAGGTTCTTGCAAGAATCCTGAACAGTTACCACTTTTTTTCGATGCTTTTTCCGGGATGCACCGAGCCTAAACCCGAACCTCAAACGATTCCCCGCTTGGCACCGATCTGGATCGCATTGTTGACCAGAGCATGCACTCCCCCCACGGTCTCCATGGGGATGCCATACATGGGAAGAATCTTGTTAAACTGGGCTTTGCAGATGGCGCAGATCAGGGCCACATAATTGACCCCATCCTCCTCCATGACCCGCTTCAAGGCAGTCACTCTGGGCATGGCCCCCCGGACGCGCAGATCCATAAGCTCGTCGGTGAGCAGACCGCCACCACCACCACAACAGAATGTGCGCTCGCGGATGGTATCGGCATCCATTTCGACAAATTTATTGGCCGTGGCACGAATCAAGGCGCGGGGGATCTCGAACTGACCTCCAGACGAAGCACCCATGCGCGAAGCGCGGGCCACATTGCAGGAGTCGTGGAAGGTGACCGTCAGATCATCATTGGCCTCCTTGTCGAAGACCAAGGCGCCCCGCTCATTGAGTTGGTGGGTAAATTCACAGATATGTTGCGGAACCGGATAGTTTGGATCCAGGAAATCAAAAGGTCCGTTGAGGGTATTCCAGAAGCTGTAGGCCACACGCCAGGCATGGCCGCACTCGCCCACGACGATGCGTTTGACGCGCAAATCCCTTGCTTTGTCGGCAATGCGCTTGGCAATTTTCTGCTTTTGGGCATAGCTTCCGATGAACATGCCAAAGTTGGCAGCTTCGGAGGCATAAGAGCTGAAGGTGTACGAAATGCCGGCTTGATGAAAAACCTTGGCATACCCCATGAGGGAGCTGATATGGGGCTCGCTGAAAAAATCGGCGGAAGGGGTGATCAGGAGGACATCGGCCCCTTCCTGGTCCAGAGGAAGACGGATTTCGTGCCCCG
This DNA window, taken from Magnetococcales bacterium, encodes the following:
- the rph gene encoding ribonuclease PH; protein product: MSRSQDRRPDQLRPVTMLRSYSKHAEGSCLITCGDTQVICTATVEESQPRWMRQQHPDRGWVTAEYGMLPRSTHERTSREASRGKQGGRTLEIQRLIGRSMRSVINLDLLGKRTIWIDCDVIQADGGTRTASITGAFVALMDACRTLQKRQKLTTLPIQDFVAATSCGILKGQPLLDLDYSEDSNCETDCNFVMTGSGNFVEVQGTAEAAPFTRGQFNAMADLAEAGIRQLIAIQQKVLMETEVP
- a CDS encoding (Fe-S)-binding protein codes for the protein MAHLRPYPASDKHMTPLDFPGARVEDWQQKGVEKLGEMLQKYRSLQVYMDICVKCGACADKCHYYLGTGDPNNMPVQRAELLRGVYRRYFTPAGKLFPKLVRATEFDETTLQKWFTYFHQCSQCRRCSVFCPYGIDTAEISMAAREIMDAIGVGHKYTTEIVGKVHSIGNNLGIPGPALTGTLQFLEDDLLDTTGHEIRLPLDQEGADVLLITPSADFFSEPHISSLMGYAKVFHQAGISYTFSSYASEAANFGMFIGSYAQKQKIAKRIADKARDLRVKRIVVGECGHAWRVAYSFWNTLNGPFDFLDPNYPVPQHICEFTHQLNERGALVFDKEANDDLTVTFHDSCNVARASRMGASSGGQFEIPRALIRATANKFVEMDADTIRERTFCCGGGGGLLTDELMDLRVRGAMPRVTALKRVMEEDGVNYVALICAICKAQFNKILPMYGIPMETVGGVHALVNNAIQIGAKRGIV